In Bacillus sp. KH172YL63, one genomic interval encodes:
- a CDS encoding C40 family peptidase — MKKALVSVAATAVLSSSFASIASANTYKVESGDSLWSIARKHDTTVSTLKSLNQLQSEVIYPNQVLKVAKSSVPSVNTPAPAKQKEEPVTSAGQTYTVKSGDTLGAIANQYSISLSDLMAWNGLSNHLIYPGQVLKVSKNRAATATPVPTAPAAPPKQSSENGSTTYTVKSGDTLSYIGAQFGVTVQQLKSWNGLKNDMIYVGQKLSIQGASTPTAPQAPEAPPENVSSSFNVDTLLKEAKSHLGTPYVWGGSTAGGFDCSGYIYYVYKQAGAPIQRLSSGGYYNRSYYVNNPQPGDLVFFENTYKKGISHLGIYLGNDQFIHAGDNGVQITSLSNSYWKSKFDGFKRFYEL; from the coding sequence GTGAAAAAAGCATTGGTTTCCGTTGCTGCTACTGCTGTCTTATCTTCATCGTTCGCAAGTATCGCCTCGGCGAACACCTATAAAGTAGAATCAGGGGATTCCTTATGGTCGATTGCCAGGAAGCATGATACAACTGTTTCTACCTTGAAATCTCTGAATCAGCTTCAATCAGAAGTCATTTACCCGAATCAGGTTTTGAAGGTAGCAAAGAGTTCTGTCCCTTCCGTCAATACACCGGCTCCTGCCAAGCAGAAGGAAGAACCTGTTACATCGGCAGGGCAAACCTATACGGTTAAATCCGGAGACACACTCGGTGCCATTGCCAATCAATATTCGATTTCCTTATCGGACTTGATGGCATGGAACGGTCTCAGTAATCACTTGATCTACCCCGGTCAGGTATTGAAGGTGTCAAAGAACAGGGCCGCGACTGCAACTCCTGTACCAACGGCACCCGCCGCTCCCCCGAAGCAATCCAGCGAAAACGGGAGCACAACTTACACGGTAAAGTCCGGTGATACACTGTCTTACATCGGTGCACAATTTGGCGTAACGGTCCAGCAGCTGAAGAGCTGGAATGGATTGAAGAATGACATGATTTATGTCGGTCAGAAACTGTCAATCCAGGGTGCTTCCACGCCGACAGCACCTCAAGCACCTGAGGCTCCGCCGGAGAACGTATCCTCTTCTTTCAATGTAGATACTCTACTGAAAGAAGCCAAGTCCCACCTCGGTACGCCTTATGTATGGGGAGGATCAACTGCCGGAGGCTTCGATTGCAGCGGTTATATCTATTATGTTTACAAACAGGCAGGCGCTCCGATCCAACGCTTATCAAGCGGCGGCTATTACAATCGCTCCTACTATGTAAACAACCCACAGCCTGGAGATCTTGTATTCTTTGAAAATACATACAAAAAAGGCATATCTCATTTAGGCATTTACTTAGGAAATGATCAATTCATCCACGCAGGCGACAATGGGGTCCAGATCACGAGTCTGAGTAACTCTTATTGGAAATCCAAGTTTGATGGATTCAAGAGATTTTATGAATTATAG
- the tagU gene encoding polyisoprenyl-teichoic acid--peptidoglycan teichoic acid transferase TagU has product MRSDKHTSKRKWPKVVGIIVLLLFLGGGAYAYSIYHSLNKTVETMNEEIDRPKSEKRTEEVEFNKKHPFSVLLLGVDERAGDRGRSDTMIVVTVNPQEKTTKMLSIPRDTRVEIVGKGIDDKINHAYAFGGVEMSMDTVEQFLDIPIDYYAKINMEGFKDIVNAVGGVTVNNDFAFTYSGHTFNEGALSLNGDEALLYSRMRKQDPRGDFGRQARQRQVIQAVIKEGASVSSLWNYGDIFEAIGDNVKTNLTLDEMVEIQKNYKDATKDIKQSQIAGSGAMINNGSQDIYYYIVPEEERQKVQEELKSHLNLQ; this is encoded by the coding sequence ATGAGATCAGATAAACATACATCAAAGAGAAAATGGCCAAAGGTTGTAGGAATCATCGTTCTTCTTCTTTTCTTAGGGGGAGGCGCATATGCCTATTCTATCTACCATTCTCTCAATAAAACCGTGGAAACCATGAACGAGGAAATAGATCGTCCGAAATCGGAAAAGAGGACCGAAGAAGTTGAATTCAACAAGAAGCACCCATTCTCCGTCCTGCTCCTTGGTGTGGATGAAAGAGCCGGCGACCGGGGACGTTCCGACACGATGATCGTCGTGACCGTGAACCCTCAGGAAAAGACGACGAAGATGCTCAGCATCCCACGGGACACACGCGTGGAGATCGTCGGTAAAGGCATCGATGATAAGATCAACCACGCCTACGCTTTCGGCGGAGTAGAGATGTCGATGGATACAGTCGAACAATTCCTTGATATCCCAATCGATTACTATGCAAAAATCAACATGGAAGGCTTCAAAGACATCGTCAACGCTGTCGGCGGCGTGACGGTGAATAACGATTTCGCCTTCACCTATTCAGGGCATACATTCAATGAGGGTGCTCTTTCACTAAACGGCGATGAGGCCCTTCTTTATTCCCGTATGAGAAAGCAAGACCCACGTGGTGACTTCGGACGACAGGCACGACAGCGTCAGGTCATCCAAGCGGTCATCAAGGAAGGCGCCAGCGTTTCATCTCTATGGAACTACGGCGACATATTTGAAGCGATCGGTGATAACGTGAAAACGAACCTCACCCTCGATGAAATGGTTGAGATTCAAAAGAACTACAAAGATGCGACGAAAGACATCAAACAAAGCCAGATTGCAGGGAGCGGCGCCATGATCAACAACGGCAGCCAGGATATTTACTACTATATCGTCCCTGAGGAAGAAAGACAGAAGGTCCAGGAAGAGTTGAAAAGCCACTTGAATCTTCAGTAA
- a CDS encoding helix-turn-helix domain-containing protein: MDFGAVGRKIKELRKNSGLSQEELAEGICTQAQISKIEKGDVFPYASTLYQISQKLGVDVNYFFDIGTTPRLDYVQEVFKQLQIMRRSLRFEEMMDIVRTEEVNPLFLQNKKNMQLLLWHKGIYLWEVKKDVEAAISTLREALNITHVKGKVMLEREIEILLTIGAIYYNEDYEKALAVFEEAKGHIQVLPHINDYTIKTRLFYNMSRVLTKLNRINDSNRYCEDAIKWCLNKDSLYLLGELHYQIGYNLELLNQPQKAKGYMEKALIVFELQEDDKYIMFIRNKIKELSEVK, encoded by the coding sequence ATGGATTTTGGGGCAGTAGGAAGAAAAATAAAAGAGTTACGAAAGAATAGCGGATTATCTCAGGAGGAATTGGCTGAAGGCATTTGTACCCAGGCTCAGATCAGCAAGATCGAGAAGGGAGATGTGTTCCCTTATGCGTCGACCCTCTATCAAATTTCACAGAAATTAGGGGTGGATGTGAACTATTTCTTCGATATTGGGACAACCCCAAGATTGGATTATGTTCAGGAAGTATTCAAGCAGCTCCAAATCATGAGGAGAAGTCTCCGCTTTGAAGAGATGATGGACATTGTACGGACCGAAGAAGTCAATCCATTGTTTCTTCAGAATAAGAAAAACATGCAGCTTCTTCTTTGGCATAAAGGCATATATCTCTGGGAAGTGAAGAAGGATGTCGAAGCTGCCATTTCTACGTTAAGGGAAGCGTTGAATATCACCCATGTTAAAGGGAAAGTCATGCTCGAACGTGAAATTGAAATCCTTCTGACGATCGGTGCCATTTATTATAATGAGGATTACGAGAAAGCATTGGCCGTCTTCGAAGAGGCCAAAGGGCATATCCAGGTGCTGCCTCATATTAATGATTATACCATCAAAACAAGACTATTCTATAATATGTCGAGGGTATTGACGAAATTAAACAGGATCAATGACTCTAATCGCTATTGTGAAGACGCGATTAAGTGGTGTTTGAATAAAGATAGCCTTTATTTATTGGGGGAGCTGCATTATCAAATCGGCTATAATTTAGAACTGTTGAATCAGCCTCAAAAAGCGAAGGGCTACATGGAAAAAGCGCTGATCGTATTTGAACTTCAGGAAGATGACAAGTATATCATGTTCATCCGCAATAAAATCAAAGAGCTTTCAGAAGTGAAATAG
- the hutG gene encoding formimidoylglutamase, with amino-acid sequence MSTFQHIKPAGKAQFKDRYTTKASELCTPWVEGKKGDIAIIGAPLSKPSISHSGASFAPDAIRRCLNAFTTYNIERGTDLAEENKTIIDFGDITMHPTSIEESHQRIYESLTEVMNTNASPFTIILGGDHSITTSTVKAIKETKGTVGIIQFDAHHDLRNTEDGGPTNGTPFRRLIEGGHLKGEHLIQIGIRNYANAKAYHDYAIEQGVTVHTMKDVREYNGGISAMIRDALSQLEGQVDTICLSVDMDVLDQAFAPGCPAIGPGGMHPDTLKVAIKTALQHPKVTVMDIVEIDPTLDIRDMTSRIAALLLLETLVN; translated from the coding sequence ATGAGCACATTTCAACACATTAAGCCGGCAGGAAAGGCCCAGTTCAAGGACCGGTACACAACGAAAGCATCGGAGCTCTGCACGCCGTGGGTAGAAGGGAAGAAAGGGGACATCGCCATCATCGGCGCCCCCCTCTCCAAACCGTCCATCTCCCACTCCGGCGCAAGCTTCGCGCCTGACGCGATCAGACGGTGCCTGAATGCATTCACCACATACAACATCGAACGGGGGACGGACCTCGCCGAAGAAAACAAAACCATCATCGACTTCGGTGACATCACCATGCATCCGACATCGATTGAAGAATCCCATCAACGAATCTATGAATCCCTCACAGAGGTGATGAATACCAACGCATCACCCTTCACGATCATCCTTGGCGGCGACCATTCCATCACCACGTCCACGGTGAAAGCCATCAAGGAAACGAAGGGAACGGTCGGAATCATCCAGTTCGATGCCCATCATGATCTACGGAACACGGAGGACGGTGGCCCGACGAACGGGACGCCTTTCAGGAGATTGATAGAAGGAGGGCACCTCAAGGGAGAGCACCTCATCCAAATCGGCATCCGCAATTACGCCAATGCGAAAGCGTATCATGATTATGCCATCGAGCAGGGTGTGACGGTGCATACGATGAAGGATGTGCGTGAGTACAATGGCGGGATATCGGCAATGATCCGGGACGCCCTCTCGCAGCTTGAAGGTCAGGTGGATACGATCTGTCTGTCGGTGGATATGGATGTGCTGGATCAGGCATTCGCACCCGGGTGTCCGGCGATCGGTCCGGGCGGCATGCACCCGGATACACTCAAAGTGGCCATAAAGACCGCCTTGCAACATCCGAAGGTCACTGTGATGGATATTGTAGAGATTGATCCTACGCTCGACATCAGGGATATGACGAGCCGTATCGCGGCCCTTTTACTCCTGGAAACTCTCGTGAATTAA
- the hutI gene encoding imidazolonepropionase — MTAVHYDTIIDNIGQLLTMDHGNQGDGPLKGTKMADLPVLEGASLAIKDGLIAWIGTHEEAQELKATERIDGEGKLVTPGLVDPHTHLVFGGSREHEMALKQQGVPYLEILKRGGGILSTVGATREATEDELLKKARFHLNRMIKYGVTTVEAKSGYGLDRATELKQLRVAKQLNDTHPADIVSTFLGAHAIPPEFKGRSDEFLDEMLDLLNDIENGQLAEFVDIFCETGVFTVEQSRRFLSKAKEKGFSVKIHADEIDPLGGTEMATEIGATSGDHLVGASDKGITALGETDTIAVLLPGTSFYLNKGKFANARGMIEAGAAVALSTDFNPGSSPTENLQFIMNLASLQLKMTPEEIWNAVTVNAAYAINRGDTAGKLIKGRKADLVLWDVPNYHYVPYHYGVNHTHTVMKNGRIIYRKEKLHEHISTH, encoded by the coding sequence ATGACCGCAGTACACTACGACACCATCATCGACAACATCGGCCAGCTCCTGACAATGGATCATGGGAACCAGGGGGACGGACCTCTAAAGGGTACAAAAATGGCCGATTTACCAGTGCTTGAAGGTGCGTCCCTCGCCATTAAGGACGGGCTCATCGCATGGATCGGCACCCATGAGGAGGCGCAGGAATTGAAGGCGACGGAAAGGATCGATGGGGAAGGGAAGCTTGTGACGCCTGGGCTTGTTGATCCTCATACGCATCTGGTGTTCGGCGGGTCACGTGAGCATGAGATGGCCCTCAAGCAGCAGGGAGTCCCGTATTTGGAGATCCTGAAGCGGGGAGGGGGCATCCTATCGACTGTTGGCGCGACACGGGAAGCGACGGAAGACGAACTCTTGAAGAAAGCCCGCTTCCATCTGAACCGAATGATCAAGTACGGGGTCACGACGGTAGAAGCGAAAAGCGGATACGGTCTTGACCGGGCGACTGAGCTGAAGCAGCTGCGGGTGGCGAAACAATTGAACGACACCCATCCGGCGGACATCGTCTCCACTTTCCTTGGTGCCCATGCGATTCCACCTGAGTTCAAAGGGCGCTCCGATGAATTCCTGGATGAAATGCTCGATCTGTTGAATGACATCGAAAATGGCCAGCTTGCCGAGTTCGTCGATATCTTCTGTGAAACGGGCGTGTTCACGGTGGAACAATCACGCCGCTTCCTCTCCAAGGCGAAGGAAAAAGGATTCTCCGTGAAAATTCATGCCGATGAAATCGATCCGCTCGGCGGCACTGAAATGGCAACCGAAATCGGGGCAACGAGCGGGGACCACCTTGTGGGCGCATCCGACAAAGGCATCACGGCACTGGGAGAAACCGACACGATCGCGGTCCTGCTGCCAGGCACGTCCTTCTATCTGAACAAAGGCAAGTTTGCCAACGCAAGGGGCATGATTGAAGCGGGAGCGGCCGTCGCCCTGTCCACAGACTTCAACCCGGGCAGCTCGCCGACTGAGAATCTGCAGTTCATCATGAACCTGGCATCGCTTCAATTAAAGATGACGCCAGAAGAAATCTGGAACGCCGTCACGGTCAATGCAGCCTATGCAATCAACAGGGGCGACACAGCCGGGAAACTGATCAAGGGACGTAAAGCCGACCTCGTCCTGTGGGATGTCCCGAACTATCATTACGTTCCGTATCACTACGGCGTGAACCACACCCACACTGTCATGAAAAACGGCCGGATCATCTACCGCAAGGAGAAGCTCCATGAGCACATTTCAACACATTAA
- the hutU gene encoding urocanate hydratase translates to MVKADKRIVQVKRGTDLECKGWEQEAVLRMLYNNLDPEVAEIPEELVVYGGIGKAARNWESFDAIVHTLRNLENDETMLVQSGKPVGVFKTHKAAPRVLLSNSVLVPKWANWEHFHELDQKGLMMYGQMTAGSWIYIGTQGILQGTYETFAALAKKHFNNSLKGTITLTAGLGGMGGAQPLAVTMNGGVVIAVDVDAERIQKRLDTKYCDVKTDSIDEALMMAYEARDQGKPLSIALLGNAAEVHHELLKRDVKIDIVTDQTSAHDPLNGYVPVGYSLEAAAELRTKDPKRYTELSQKSMAQHVEAMLEFQHRGSIVFDYGNNIRQVAKDEGVENAFDFPGFVPAYIRPLFCEGKGPFRWAALSGDPEDIYRTDRLIKELFPENEALNRWIDMAQEQVAFQGLPSRICWLGYGERVKMGLAINELVKNGELKAPVVIGRDHLDCGSVASPNRETESMKDGSDAVGDWAILNALINTAAGGSWISFHHGGGVGMGYSLHAGMVVVADGTDLARERLERVLTTDPGMGVIRHVDAGYDIAEKTAEKHNIHIPMNKGGE, encoded by the coding sequence ATGGTTAAGGCAGACAAACGAATCGTTCAAGTAAAACGGGGGACGGACCTCGAATGTAAAGGGTGGGAGCAGGAAGCAGTCCTCCGCATGCTCTATAACAATCTTGACCCCGAAGTGGCGGAAATCCCGGAGGAGCTCGTCGTCTACGGCGGCATCGGGAAGGCGGCCCGTAACTGGGAGTCCTTCGACGCTATCGTCCACACATTAAGAAACTTGGAGAACGATGAAACCATGCTCGTTCAATCCGGAAAGCCGGTCGGTGTGTTCAAAACCCATAAAGCGGCGCCAAGGGTCCTGCTGTCAAACTCCGTCCTAGTCCCGAAATGGGCGAACTGGGAGCACTTCCATGAGCTTGATCAAAAAGGCCTGATGATGTACGGACAAATGACGGCGGGAAGCTGGATTTACATCGGGACACAGGGGATCCTTCAAGGGACGTACGAAACGTTCGCGGCACTTGCGAAGAAACATTTCAACAACTCCCTGAAAGGGACGATCACCCTTACAGCGGGACTTGGCGGCATGGGCGGCGCGCAGCCACTTGCCGTCACAATGAATGGAGGAGTCGTAATCGCTGTTGACGTCGACGCAGAGCGCATCCAAAAGCGCCTTGATACAAAATACTGTGACGTGAAAACAGACTCCATCGATGAAGCCCTGATGATGGCGTATGAAGCACGTGACCAGGGCAAGCCTCTTTCCATCGCCTTGCTTGGAAACGCGGCAGAGGTTCATCATGAACTACTCAAGCGTGACGTGAAAATCGATATCGTTACAGACCAGACATCCGCCCACGACCCATTGAACGGCTATGTCCCTGTAGGGTATTCACTCGAAGCAGCGGCAGAGCTCCGGACAAAAGATCCGAAGCGCTACACGGAGCTATCACAAAAAAGCATGGCCCAACATGTAGAAGCGATGCTTGAATTCCAGCACCGGGGATCGATCGTATTCGACTACGGCAACAACATCCGGCAGGTCGCCAAGGACGAAGGAGTCGAGAATGCCTTTGATTTCCCTGGATTCGTTCCGGCCTACATCCGACCGTTATTCTGTGAAGGGAAAGGACCATTCCGCTGGGCAGCGCTGTCCGGTGACCCGGAGGACATCTACAGAACAGACCGTTTAATCAAAGAGCTTTTTCCTGAAAACGAAGCGCTGAACCGCTGGATTGATATGGCGCAGGAACAGGTGGCGTTCCAGGGCCTTCCTTCCCGGATCTGCTGGCTTGGCTACGGGGAACGTGTGAAGATGGGTCTTGCCATCAACGAACTGGTGAAAAACGGCGAGCTGAAAGCACCGGTCGTCATCGGCCGCGACCATCTTGACTGCGGATCCGTTGCTTCACCAAACCGGGAAACCGAAAGCATGAAGGACGGCAGTGATGCAGTAGGTGACTGGGCGATCCTGAACGCCCTCATCAACACAGCGGCAGGCGGTTCCTGGATCTCCTTCCACCACGGCGGTGGCGTTGGGATGGGTTACTCCCTTCATGCAGGAATGGTCGTTGTCGCAGACGGAACGGACCTTGCCCGGGAACGCCTGGAAAGAGTGCTCACAACCGACCCTGGGATGGGCGTCATCCGCCACGTCGACGCAGGCTATGACATCGCCGAGAAAACAGCAGAAAAGCACAACATCCACATTCCGATGAACAAAGGAGGAGAATAA
- the hutH gene encoding histidine ammonia-lyase — protein sequence MVELTGCGLSLDEAKRVIFGKELVELSPLSMERVRKSREAVERIVKEKRVVYGINTGFGKFSDVLIDAEDVEELQLNLIHSHACGVGDPFPENVSRAMLLLRCNALLKGYSGVRPVIVERLAEFLNKGIHPVVPQQGSLGASGDLAPLSHLALALMGEGEVHYKGEIHPTLSVLSKENIFPVQLQAKEGLALINGTQAMTAMGVIGYLEAEELAFQSEMIASLTLEGLRGIMDAFDEDIHLVRGYPQQVATARRIRTYLEDSKLTTKQGELRVQDAYSLRCIPQVHGASWQALDYVKEKLEIEMNAATDNPLIFDDGEKIISGGNFHGQPIAFAMDFMKIAVAELANISERRIERLVNPQLNDLPPFLSPQPGLQSGAMIMQYCAASLVSENKTLAHPASVDSIPSSANQEDHVSMGTIGSRHAYQILQNTRRVLAVELICNLQAAEHRGTDLMASKTKQFYEAARKVIPSITKDRIFSKDIEKANEWLQQTTLSALITPTKTKEETTNG from the coding sequence ATGGTTGAGTTGACGGGTTGTGGTTTGAGTTTGGATGAGGCGAAGCGGGTGATTTTTGGGAAGGAGCTTGTGGAGCTTTCGCCGCTTAGTATGGAGCGGGTGCGGAAGAGTCGTGAGGCGGTTGAGCGGATTGTGAAGGAGAAGCGTGTGGTGTATGGGATCAATACGGGGTTCGGGAAGTTCAGTGATGTGCTGATTGATGCGGAGGATGTGGAAGAGCTGCAGTTGAACCTCATTCATTCACATGCGTGCGGAGTGGGAGATCCTTTCCCGGAGAATGTGTCACGGGCCATGCTGCTTTTGAGATGCAACGCCCTGTTAAAAGGGTATTCGGGTGTCAGGCCGGTCATTGTGGAACGTCTGGCGGAATTTCTGAATAAGGGGATTCATCCGGTCGTTCCTCAGCAGGGATCGCTTGGGGCAAGTGGGGACCTGGCGCCCCTGTCCCATCTCGCACTTGCACTGATGGGTGAGGGGGAAGTCCACTATAAAGGTGAGATCCATCCAACACTATCTGTTCTATCGAAAGAAAATATTTTCCCCGTCCAGCTTCAGGCAAAAGAGGGCTTGGCCCTCATCAACGGGACTCAGGCGATGACGGCGATGGGTGTGATTGGGTACCTTGAAGCAGAAGAGCTTGCTTTCCAAAGTGAGATGATCGCGAGCTTGACGCTGGAAGGACTTAGAGGAATCATGGATGCCTTTGACGAAGATATTCATTTAGTGAGGGGATATCCTCAGCAGGTCGCAACGGCGAGACGAATCCGAACATATCTTGAAGACAGCAAACTCACAACAAAGCAGGGAGAGCTAAGAGTCCAAGATGCCTACTCACTAAGATGCATCCCGCAGGTACACGGAGCTTCCTGGCAGGCACTTGATTATGTAAAAGAAAAGCTGGAAATCGAAATGAACGCAGCGACCGATAACCCGCTGATCTTCGACGACGGGGAAAAGATTATTTCGGGCGGGAATTTCCACGGGCAGCCGATTGCATTCGCCATGGACTTTATGAAAATTGCCGTGGCAGAGCTTGCGAACATCTCGGAAAGACGAATCGAGCGGCTGGTGAATCCGCAGCTGAACGATCTGCCTCCTTTCTTAAGCCCGCAGCCGGGTCTTCAGTCGGGGGCAATGATCATGCAGTACTGCGCCGCCTCACTCGTGTCGGAAAACAAAACGCTCGCCCACCCGGCAAGCGTCGATTCCATCCCGTCTTCAGCGAACCAGGAAGACCACGTCAGCATGGGCACGATCGGATCACGCCACGCCTACCAGATCCTGCAGAATACAAGAAGAGTCCTCGCAGTAGAGCTCATCTGCAACTTACAGGCAGCAGAACATAGAGGGACGGACCTCATGGCAAGCAAGACAAAACAATTTTACGAAGCAGCGAGAAAGGTCATCCCTTCCATCACAAAGGACCGGATTTTCTCGAAAGACATAGAAAAGGCCAACGAATGGCTACAACAAACAACCCTAAGCGCACTGATCACACCAACCAAAACAAAGGAGGAAACGACAAATGGTTAA
- the hutP gene encoding hut operon transcriptional regulator HutP encodes MNKSEHSRIGKNAMLLLLLDREEEEWNRHFNELNWSYCTGKIGSMDSQKIVAAIETAAKRSDLVREDLYREMHALYHAIMEALTGVTRGHTQLGEVLRTVGLRFSVVRGTPYESEEEGEWIAVALYGTIGAPIKGLEHETIGLGINHI; translated from the coding sequence ATGAATAAATCAGAACATAGTCGTATCGGAAAGAATGCCATGCTGCTCCTTCTCCTGGATCGTGAGGAAGAAGAGTGGAACCGGCATTTCAATGAATTGAATTGGAGCTATTGCACAGGGAAAATCGGCTCCATGGACAGTCAGAAGATCGTGGCAGCCATTGAAACGGCAGCGAAGCGGAGTGATCTTGTCCGGGAAGATTTGTACCGGGAGATGCATGCCCTGTATCATGCGATCATGGAAGCATTGACTGGCGTCACCCGGGGGCATACCCAGCTCGGTGAGGTGCTTCGTACTGTCGGTCTACGTTTTTCGGTCGTAAGGGGAACGCCGTACGAGAGCGAAGAAGAAGGCGAATGGATAGCGGTCGCCCTGTACGGGACGATCGGTGCGCCGATCAAAGGATTGGAGCACGAGACGATCGGACTTGGAATCAATCATATTTAA
- a CDS encoding REP-associated tyrosine transposase — translation MSRTPRNWVPGSTYHVTARGNRKQDLFHDQKDRRKYLLYVQETKDKYPFTIHAYCLMPNHIHLLIETQEIPLEKIIRILHTRYAVYFNKKYDYVGHVFQGRYGSTKIDTPSYFIKASRYIHQNPVEAKLTVSGEQYPWSSYPSYIHSIDNPLLSKERTLNYFPAPQIQLYKKFVETIEKKEKCVE, via the coding sequence ATGTCACGGACACCTCGGAATTGGGTTCCGGGATCGACTTACCATGTGACAGCGAGGGGGAACCGAAAGCAGGATCTCTTTCATGATCAGAAAGACCGCAGGAAGTATTTGTTGTATGTGCAAGAGACGAAAGATAAGTACCCGTTCACCATCCACGCCTACTGTTTGATGCCCAATCATATCCATCTTCTCATCGAAACCCAAGAGATTCCCCTCGAAAAGATCATCAGGATCCTTCACACACGCTATGCCGTTTATTTTAATAAGAAATACGATTATGTCGGCCATGTGTTCCAGGGCAGATATGGATCCACGAAAATTGACACCCCATCCTATTTCATCAAGGCAAGCAGATACATCCACCAGAACCCCGTTGAAGCGAAGCTCACCGTCAGTGGCGAACAATACCCGTGGAGCAGCTACCCCTCTTACATTCACTCCATCGATAACCCCCTTCTTTCAAAAGAGCGTACGCTGAATTATTTTCCAGCGCCTCAGATTCAACTTTACAAGAAATTTGTTGAAACGATTGAGAAAAAGGAGAAGTGTGTTGAATGA
- a CDS encoding helix-turn-helix domain-containing protein, translated as MDLHVELKRYRNDILELSQREAALRLNINQSTLSNYENGTRDIPYKMLLTFKEVYKIPTYEMNRIMYGEESSASGQSHHPMILRESFEDEEYKEILKILQEHPKLKRTLASLAYFTEKRKEKFITHVNHLYQTLKEW; from the coding sequence ATGGACTTACATGTGGAGTTAAAACGTTATCGCAATGACATATTAGAACTTAGCCAGCGAGAAGCCGCCCTTCGCTTGAACATCAACCAGAGCACATTATCAAATTATGAAAACGGGACAAGGGACATCCCCTATAAAATGCTCCTTACCTTCAAGGAAGTATACAAAATCCCCACCTATGAAATGAACCGGATTATGTACGGAGAAGAAAGCAGCGCTTCCGGCCAAAGCCATCATCCCATGATCCTGAGAGAAAGCTTCGAAGACGAGGAGTACAAAGAAATCCTCAAGATCCTCCAGGAACATCCTAAACTCAAACGGACACTAGCATCCCTCGCCTACTTCACAGAAAAACGCAAAGAAAAATTCATCACCCACGTCAACCACCTTTATCAGACGTTGAAGGAGTGGTAG